The following are encoded in a window of Deltaproteobacteria bacterium genomic DNA:
- a CDS encoding UvrD-helicase domain-containing protein, producing MPYIADFHIHSHYSRATARNLVPREIAFWARRKGITVVGTGDMTHSAWLVELRRDLEEAEQGLYRLKPDLEEEVQRSLPAACRGPVRFLLSGEISCIYKRGGRIRKVHNLVLLPDFDAAARLNGRLSRIGNLNSDGRPILGIDSRDLLEIVLEVDDRAFFIPAHIWTPWFSLFGSKSGFDAVEECFDDLTPHIHALETGLSSDPPMNRLLSTLDGYLLVSNSDAHSPSKLGREANLFDTPLGYDSMLEAMVTREGFLGTVEFFPEEGKYHYDGHRKCGISFHPRETRSWNGLCPECGKPVTLGVLHRIDELADRTSPRLTEPFYSLIPLPEILSEILGAGPATKKVLGAYEDLLAALGPELAILMDRSLSDIERAGGALLAEAVGRMRENRVIRQEGFDGQYGTIRLFREREIEEWRGQLALFAVPEVHSPKKERAPQPPKDHRPVTLEDPASERARSHSDPLLGPLNPAQREAVTHRGSHLLIVAGPGTGKTMTLTHRIAYLIREGVARPEQVLALTFTNKAAREMGERIESLLPEASSRGVFIATFHRFCLEVLRAEGGRTGLPEDFSLCPERDTLGLVREVVSSLGKGSRAARSLLKALPGLKRATLSDPPHDIPMELAVPFRRYQERLRKLGMLDLDDLEIETLRLFHRCPEVAETYARRFPWIFVDEYQDTNPTQVEILKTLIGTCAYLRERESETSERVPSLCAIGDPDQAIYGFRGADVRNFHAFEKDFGGARKVILPENYRSTQAILDAAAGLMGKGEALKGHRGRGEPLFVASCRTSEEEAEMIVEQIERLLGGTTYFSLDSGRVESFEEGENLGFGDIAILFRLNSQGDALEEALGRAGIPFVRSGERPVIERYPASLLWRFLRARLYPDIPYYRSAYLELAEEKGKEGERILQLPVPSGSLQEIIDQALALHELKDLSEEEESVLRRFMEGAADFNGEPSAFLDLLSLERGIDHSILAGDRTALMSLHAAKGLEWPVVFITGCEKDLIPCSLFGTRDEDEEKRLFYVGMTRARNRLILSHSARRNLNGRILKGGPSPFLDLLPGACCRPLERRPWKPKKSHQKQLQLF from the coding sequence ATGCCATATATCGCCGATTTTCACATCCATTCCCACTATTCCCGGGCCACGGCCCGAAACCTGGTCCCCAGGGAAATCGCCTTTTGGGCCAGGAGAAAAGGGATCACTGTTGTTGGGACCGGGGATATGACTCACTCCGCCTGGTTGGTGGAGCTTCGCCGGGATCTGGAGGAAGCGGAGCAGGGCCTTTACCGTCTAAAACCCGACCTGGAGGAAGAGGTGCAAAGATCCCTTCCCGCTGCCTGCAGGGGGCCCGTTCGTTTTTTACTTTCCGGGGAAATAAGTTGCATATACAAGCGCGGGGGCAGGATACGGAAGGTCCACAACCTGGTTCTTCTCCCTGATTTTGATGCCGCCGCGCGTCTGAATGGTCGGCTGTCCAGGATCGGAAACCTCAACTCGGACGGACGGCCCATTTTGGGGATCGATTCCAGGGACCTGCTCGAGATCGTCCTCGAGGTTGATGACCGGGCCTTTTTCATCCCGGCCCACATATGGACCCCCTGGTTCAGCCTTTTCGGAAGCAAATCCGGTTTCGATGCAGTGGAGGAGTGCTTTGACGACCTCACACCCCACATTCACGCTCTGGAGACCGGGCTCTCCTCTGATCCTCCCATGAATCGGCTTCTATCCACCCTGGACGGGTACCTCCTGGTTTCCAACAGCGACGCCCACTCTCCGTCCAAGTTGGGCCGCGAGGCCAATCTTTTCGATACCCCTTTGGGATATGATTCAATGCTGGAGGCCATGGTCACCCGTGAGGGTTTCTTGGGGACCGTGGAGTTCTTTCCAGAAGAGGGCAAGTACCATTACGACGGCCACCGGAAATGCGGAATCTCTTTCCATCCGCGGGAAACCCGTTCCTGGAACGGTCTCTGTCCTGAATGCGGGAAACCCGTGACATTGGGAGTTCTCCACCGAATCGATGAATTGGCGGACAGAACATCCCCCCGACTCACCGAGCCCTTTTACAGCCTGATCCCGCTCCCGGAGATCCTTTCGGAGATCCTCGGTGCGGGTCCGGCCACCAAAAAGGTCCTGGGAGCCTACGAAGATCTTCTTGCCGCGTTGGGACCTGAACTTGCGATTCTCATGGACAGATCCTTGTCCGACATCGAGAGGGCCGGGGGCGCGCTGCTCGCGGAGGCCGTCGGCCGGATGAGAGAGAACCGGGTGATCCGGCAGGAGGGTTTCGATGGACAGTACGGCACCATCCGCCTTTTCCGGGAAAGGGAGATCGAGGAGTGGAGAGGCCAATTGGCGCTCTTTGCCGTCCCGGAGGTCCATTCCCCGAAAAAAGAACGGGCGCCACAGCCTCCGAAAGATCACAGGCCCGTTACCCTGGAGGATCCCGCCTCGGAAAGGGCTCGATCCCATTCCGATCCCCTTCTGGGGCCCCTCAACCCCGCCCAGCGGGAAGCCGTGACCCACAGGGGGAGCCATCTTCTCATCGTGGCCGGGCCGGGCACGGGGAAAACCATGACCCTCACCCACCGGATCGCTTACCTTATTCGGGAGGGAGTGGCAAGGCCCGAGCAGGTCCTTGCCCTGACCTTCACCAACAAGGCGGCCAGGGAAATGGGGGAAAGGATCGAGTCCCTGCTCCCTGAAGCCTCCTCACGGGGTGTTTTCATCGCCACCTTCCATCGCTTCTGCCTGGAAGTATTGCGGGCGGAAGGAGGACGAACCGGTCTCCCGGAAGACTTCAGCCTTTGCCCGGAACGGGATACCCTCGGCCTGGTTCGAGAAGTGGTTTCTTCGTTGGGCAAGGGAAGCCGCGCAGCCCGATCCCTGCTGAAGGCCTTGCCCGGCCTGAAACGGGCCACCCTCTCCGACCCCCCGCACGACATCCCCATGGAGCTTGCCGTACCTTTTCGCCGCTACCAGGAAAGACTGAGAAAACTGGGCATGCTTGATCTTGACGACCTGGAAATCGAGACCCTGCGGCTTTTCCACCGGTGCCCGGAGGTCGCGGAAACCTACGCCCGGCGGTTTCCTTGGATCTTCGTGGACGAATATCAGGATACCAATCCCACCCAGGTTGAAATCCTGAAGACCTTGATCGGGACCTGTGCGTATCTGAGGGAAAGGGAATCGGAAACAAGTGAGAGAGTGCCGAGTCTTTGTGCGATCGGCGATCCGGACCAGGCCATCTATGGCTTTCGGGGCGCCGATGTGCGGAATTTTCACGCCTTTGAAAAGGATTTTGGCGGCGCCCGGAAGGTGATCCTTCCCGAGAACTACCGATCCACTCAGGCTATTCTGGACGCTGCCGCCGGCCTGATGGGTAAAGGGGAGGCGCTAAAAGGCCACCGCGGGCGGGGCGAACCCTTATTCGTGGCCTCCTGCCGCACTTCCGAGGAGGAGGCTGAGATGATCGTGGAACAGATTGAACGGCTTCTCGGTGGGACCACTTATTTCTCCCTGGACAGCGGTCGGGTGGAGTCCTTCGAGGAGGGGGAGAACCTCGGTTTCGGGGATATCGCGATCCTGTTCCGCCTGAACAGCCAAGGGGACGCCCTGGAGGAGGCCCTTGGAAGAGCAGGTATTCCCTTTGTGCGGTCTGGAGAAAGGCCCGTTATCGAGCGATATCCTGCAAGTCTCCTTTGGCGTTTCCTCCGGGCCCGGCTGTATCCCGATATCCCCTATTACCGTTCCGCGTACCTGGAACTGGCCGAGGAGAAAGGGAAGGAGGGCGAAAGAATCCTCCAGCTCCCGGTGCCCTCCGGATCCTTGCAAGAGATCATTGACCAGGCCCTGGCCCTTCATGAACTCAAGGACCTGTCCGAGGAAGAGGAATCCGTTCTCCGGAGATTCATGGAAGGGGCGGCTGATTTCAACGGGGAACCTTCCGCCTTTCTGGATCTTCTTTCATTGGAACGAGGCATCGACCATTCGATCCTTGCCGGGGACCGAACAGCCCTCATGTCCCTCCATGCAGCCAAGGGATTGGAATGGCCCGTGGTCTTTATCACGGGTTGTGAGAAAGACTTGATTCCTTGTTCTCTTTTCGGCACGAGGGACGAGGATGAGGAAAAGCGCCTCTTTTACGTCGGCATGACCCGGGCGCGGAATCGCTTGATTCTTTCCCATTCCGCCCGCCGGAACCTCAACGGCCGGATCCTGAAGGGAGGCCCTTCCCCATTCCTGGATCTGCTCCCGGGGGCATGCTGCAGGCCCCTGGAAAGGCGGCCCTGGAAGCCGAAAAAATCCCATCAAAAGCAGCTTCAGCTATTTTAA